Proteins encoded in a region of the Metamycoplasma alkalescens genome:
- the mutM gene encoding DNA-formamidopyrimidine glycosylase: protein MPELPEVKVVVKNLKQSVLHKKLVKIEVFQEKLFKENSISEFENKLLNASITNITNKGKFIVFHFDNDAILLSHLRMEGKYRFYLKKHPNHQHLMAKFIFSDQSELHYLDSRMFGTFHLRNKNNYDQILPLSKMAKEPGETDVNELHQRLSKTTTAIKTKLLDQTYLVGLGNIYVDEALFASKVHPLTPSKNIPKNKLKEILEHSKRIMDKSYELGGSTIHTYESFNQQIGSYQNYLLIHNDKIKNCLNCQNKTKKIKVNGRGTYLCEKCQEKY, encoded by the coding sequence ATGCCAGAATTACCAGAAGTAAAAGTCGTTGTCAAAAATTTAAAACAATCAGTTTTGCATAAAAAACTTGTCAAAATTGAAGTTTTTCAAGAAAAACTTTTCAAAGAAAATTCAATTTCGGAATTTGAAAATAAACTTTTAAACGCTTCAATTACAAATATAACAAACAAAGGCAAATTTATTGTTTTTCATTTTGATAATGATGCAATCTTATTATCACATTTAAGAATGGAGGGAAAATATCGTTTTTATTTAAAAAAACATCCAAATCATCAACATCTGATGGCTAAATTCATTTTTAGTGACCAAAGTGAATTGCATTATTTGGATAGTCGAATGTTTGGAACTTTTCATTTACGCAACAAAAATAATTATGACCAAATTCTTCCTTTGTCCAAAATGGCAAAGGAACCAGGTGAAACTGACGTTAATGAATTACATCAAAGATTATCAAAAACAACAACAGCAATTAAAACAAAATTATTGGATCAAACTTATTTAGTTGGTCTTGGAAATATTTATGTCGATGAAGCACTTTTTGCATCAAAAGTTCATCCCCTAACCCCTTCTAAAAATATCCCAAAAAATAAGTTAAAAGAGATTTTAGAACACTCAAAAAGAATTATGGATAAAAGTTATGAATTGGGTGGTTCAACAATTCATACTTATGAAAGTTTCAATCAACAAATTGGTTCATATCAAAATTATTTATTAATTCATAATGATAAAATCAAAAATTGTTTAAATTGTCAAAATAAAACAAAGAAAATCAAAGTCAATGGTCGTGGCACTTATTTATGTGAAAAATGTCAGGAGAAATATTAA
- a CDS encoding Smr/MutS family protein: MNFDYSFTIDLHSQDSIEATNAVLNALFSFEENKNFEFFDIITGNGSGVLKFVVANLLEDEKYPFDFLNQNQSIIRVYRKFKQ; encoded by the coding sequence ATGAATTTTGATTATTCATTTACAATTGACTTGCACAGTCAAGATTCAATTGAGGCAACAAATGCTGTTTTAAATGCTTTGTTTTCTTTTGAAGAAAATAAGAACTTTGAATTTTTTGACATTATTACTGGAAATGGTAGTGGAGTTTTGAAATTTGTTGTTGCAAACTTATTGGAAGATGAAAAATATCCATTTGATTTTTTGAACCAAAATCAATCAATAATTCGGGTATATCGCAAATTTAAGCAATAA